A DNA window from Sphingomonas profundi contains the following coding sequences:
- a CDS encoding LysR family transcriptional regulator, whose translation MQQLDIRGVRMFVAVADMLSFRRAAEQLHVAQPWLSVQIRRLEEQLGFRFVDRDRNRIVTLTPEGRAFLPAARAYVRAAEDAAAAAQAINRRARTILRVGAPDFSADIPERGRLIDDFTARHPDIEVEVVNAWSMVLREQLRAGTLDVALTIGGTPAQPACEATRLGRYRWALLVRDEPRWPMAELPLAALAGIGVAVFRRNINPPLYDGLVRELSRLGIGVVTLTEASIPGLHHQLERSPVPVMVGEWHGLERPLPPGMRVVRLTPPMPTFDLCLERRRGDDRPAVAAFWAAAAGAAPARVDKKAVSSRA comes from the coding sequence ATGCAGCAGCTCGATATCCGCGGCGTGCGCATGTTCGTGGCGGTGGCCGACATGCTCTCCTTCCGCCGCGCCGCCGAGCAGCTGCACGTAGCCCAGCCGTGGCTGTCGGTGCAGATCCGCCGGCTGGAGGAGCAACTGGGCTTCCGCTTCGTCGATCGCGATCGCAACCGCATCGTCACGCTGACGCCGGAGGGCCGCGCCTTCCTGCCGGCCGCGCGCGCCTATGTCCGCGCCGCAGAGGATGCCGCCGCCGCCGCGCAGGCGATCAACCGCCGCGCGCGGACGATCCTGCGCGTGGGCGCGCCCGATTTCTCCGCCGACATTCCCGAGCGCGGCCGCCTGATCGACGATTTCACCGCGCGCCACCCCGATATCGAGGTGGAGGTGGTGAACGCCTGGTCGATGGTGCTGCGCGAGCAGTTGCGCGCGGGCACGCTGGACGTGGCGCTCACCATCGGCGGCACGCCGGCGCAGCCCGCCTGCGAGGCCACCCGCCTCGGCCGCTATCGCTGGGCGCTGCTGGTGCGGGACGAGCCGCGATGGCCTATGGCGGAGCTGCCGCTAGCGGCGCTGGCCGGCATCGGCGTGGCGGTGTTCCGCCGCAACATCAACCCGCCGCTGTACGACGGGCTGGTGCGCGAGCTCTCCCGCCTGGGCATCGGCGTGGTGACGCTGACCGAGGCGTCGATCCCCGGCCTTCATCATCAGCTCGAACGATCGCCCGTGCCGGTGATGGTCGGTGAGTGGCACGGGCTGGAGCGGCCGCTGCCGCCCGGCATGCGCGTGGTGCGGCTGACCCCGCCGATGCCGACCTTCGACCTCTGCCTGGAACGGCGGCGCGGTGACGACCGGCCGGCCGTGGCCGCCTTCTGGGCCGCCGCCGCCGGCGCGGCGCCGGCGCGGGTTGATAAGAAAGCCGTATCAAGCCGCGCGTGA
- a CDS encoding FdhF/YdeP family oxidoreductase, with product MSERGPDEAEIEPYTGPAGGWGSLRSVSEILPRERVSPAALAELARQNKPDGFQCVSCAWSKPHPPHAAEFCEEGAKATAWELTTRRTTPAFFQEHSLTELRGWADYDLEQHGRLTDPLRYDAATDRYVVVPWETAFAEIGARLKTIEPERTIFYASGRASLETSYMYQLLARMYGHQNLPDSSNMCHESTSVGLKAAIGVPVGTVRLEDFETCDAIFFFGQNVGTNSPRMLHQLRSARKRGVEIITFNPLRERGLERFTDPQNPIEMATRGETVISTQYHQVRAGGDLAAMTGIAKYVIAADDAAQASGGPRVIDHAFIAEHCHDYAAFADYVRATDWDEIVRASGLPREAIEQAAAVYARSKAVLGIYGMGLTQHVKGVENVRMLVNLLLMRGNVGRPGAGPCPVRGHSNVQGQRTVGITEKPELAPLDSLKARYGFEPPREKGRDTIAACEGVIDGSVRAFVSLGGNFLRAVPETVLMEEGWAKLDLSVQIATKLNRSHLVPAAGATYLLPCLGRIELDEQASGPQIVTMEDSTSVIHPSRGRVTPASPNLRSEPAIVAGIAKALLPPNPSVDWDGWVADYARVRDEIAAIFPNFFNDFNARLKEPGGFWKGNKAAGRIWATPSGKAEFLVPSDLDAAGFADAEGRLRLITVRSNDQFNTTVYGYDDRFRGIKGTRKVVMMNRADIARWGLTDGQIVTLESDAEDGRARAVPDLRIVEYDVPDGCIAAYYPECNPLIAVSHHAEESHVPAAKTVPVRIRAQAA from the coding sequence ATGAGCGAGCGTGGTCCGGACGAGGCGGAGATCGAGCCCTACACCGGCCCGGCGGGCGGCTGGGGCTCGCTGCGGTCGGTCTCGGAGATATTGCCGCGCGAGCGCGTGTCGCCCGCGGCACTGGCCGAGCTTGCCCGGCAGAACAAGCCGGACGGCTTCCAGTGCGTCAGCTGCGCCTGGTCCAAGCCCCATCCGCCCCACGCGGCCGAGTTCTGCGAGGAGGGCGCCAAGGCGACCGCGTGGGAGCTGACCACCCGCCGCACCACGCCCGCCTTCTTCCAGGAGCATAGCCTGACGGAACTGCGCGGCTGGGCGGACTATGATCTGGAGCAGCATGGCCGCCTGACCGATCCACTGCGCTACGACGCCGCGACCGACCGCTACGTGGTGGTGCCGTGGGAGACCGCCTTCGCCGAGATCGGCGCGCGGCTGAAGACGATCGAGCCGGAGCGGACGATCTTCTACGCCTCCGGCCGGGCGAGCCTGGAGACATCGTACATGTACCAGCTGCTGGCGCGCATGTACGGCCACCAGAACCTGCCCGACAGCTCGAACATGTGCCACGAATCGACCTCCGTGGGGTTGAAGGCGGCGATCGGCGTGCCGGTGGGCACGGTGCGGCTCGAAGATTTCGAGACGTGCGACGCGATCTTCTTCTTCGGCCAGAATGTCGGCACGAACAGCCCGCGAATGCTCCACCAGCTGCGCTCGGCGCGCAAGCGCGGGGTGGAGATCATCACCTTCAACCCGCTGCGGGAGCGCGGGCTGGAGCGGTTCACCGATCCGCAGAACCCGATCGAGATGGCGACGCGCGGCGAGACGGTGATCTCGACCCAATATCACCAGGTCCGCGCCGGCGGCGACCTCGCCGCGATGACGGGCATCGCGAAATATGTGATCGCGGCGGACGACGCGGCGCAGGCATCCGGCGGCCCGCGCGTGATCGATCACGCCTTCATCGCCGAGCATTGCCACGATTACGCGGCCTTCGCTGATTATGTCCGCGCGACGGACTGGGACGAGATCGTCCGCGCATCGGGCCTGCCGCGCGAGGCGATCGAGCAGGCGGCGGCCGTCTACGCCCGGTCCAAGGCGGTGCTCGGCATCTACGGCATGGGGCTGACGCAGCATGTGAAGGGCGTCGAGAATGTCCGCATGCTGGTGAACCTGCTGCTGATGCGCGGCAATGTCGGGCGGCCCGGCGCCGGGCCGTGCCCGGTGCGCGGCCACAGCAACGTGCAGGGCCAGCGGACGGTGGGCATCACCGAGAAGCCGGAGCTCGCGCCGCTCGACAGCCTGAAGGCGCGCTACGGTTTCGAGCCCCCGCGCGAGAAGGGGCGCGACACGATCGCGGCCTGCGAGGGCGTGATCGACGGCAGCGTGCGGGCTTTCGTGTCGCTGGGCGGCAACTTCCTGCGCGCGGTGCCGGAGACGGTGCTGATGGAGGAGGGCTGGGCGAAGCTCGACCTCTCCGTGCAGATCGCCACCAAGCTCAACCGCAGCCATCTGGTGCCGGCGGCCGGTGCGACCTACCTGCTGCCCTGCCTCGGCCGGATCGAGCTCGACGAACAGGCGAGCGGCCCGCAGATCGTGACGATGGAGGATTCCACCAGCGTGATCCACCCCTCGCGCGGGCGGGTGACGCCGGCGAGCCCGAACCTGCGATCCGAGCCGGCGATCGTCGCCGGCATCGCCAAGGCGCTGCTGCCACCGAACCCCAGCGTCGACTGGGACGGCTGGGTGGCGGACTATGCCCGCGTGCGGGACGAGATCGCCGCCATATTCCCCAACTTCTTCAACGATTTCAACGCGCGCTTGAAGGAGCCCGGCGGCTTCTGGAAAGGCAACAAGGCGGCCGGGCGGATCTGGGCGACGCCATCCGGCAAGGCGGAGTTCCTCGTCCCCTCCGATCTCGACGCGGCGGGCTTCGCCGATGCCGAGGGACGGCTGCGACTGATCACCGTGCGATCGAACGACCAGTTCAACACGACGGTCTACGGCTACGACGATCGCTTCCGTGGCATCAAGGGCACGCGCAAGGTGGTGATGATGAACCGTGCCGACATCGCTCGCTGGGGCCTGACGGACGGCCAGATCGTCACCCTCGAGAGCGATGCCGAGGATGGCCGCGCCCGCGCGGTGCCCGATCTGCGCATCGTGGAATATGATGTGCCGGACGGCTGCATCGCGGCTTATTATCCGGAGTGCAATCCGCTGATCGCCGTCTCCCACCACGCCGAGGAGAGCCATGTGCCGGCGGCCAAGACGGTGCCGGTCCGCATCCGCGCCCAAGCGGCCTGA
- a CDS encoding DUF7064 domain-containing protein: protein MIVADDYRFHDRDPADETWTETVFVIFSIPEYAISGNLYVLTRPNLGVCHSSVEIHQGICFQPWQLHHNDSQMHMRCPDDFSDFTLPNGLSFKAHDERRHEWHYASRDGVCSLDFTYEATCDPTDARDPAQVPQLSDSRVDGYDGWNNGHLEGKGRVQGTLRLRDKSYRVDCIEGVNKSWGPRNDWGNKGASWIHVELGEGLGAFMVMGMAIEDGRVTYGPFKYGYVVVDGERRPLMDAEMTAKRNDMLVTSANVRFVDDRGDTYVARGTTIAAGPWYNFNPSSSGFQTLMRWESGERTGYSHIADFWGNYYLSQKLADQLYA, encoded by the coding sequence ATGATTGTTGCCGACGACTACAGGTTCCACGATCGCGATCCCGCCGATGAGACGTGGACGGAAACGGTCTTCGTCATCTTCTCGATTCCCGAATATGCCATCAGCGGCAATCTTTACGTCCTGACCCGGCCAAATCTCGGCGTTTGCCACAGTTCGGTGGAGATCCATCAGGGCATCTGCTTCCAGCCCTGGCAGTTGCACCACAATGATTCGCAGATGCACATGCGCTGCCCCGACGATTTCTCCGATTTCACCCTGCCGAACGGCCTCTCCTTCAAGGCGCATGACGAGCGTCGGCACGAGTGGCACTACGCCTCGCGCGACGGTGTCTGTTCGCTTGACTTCACCTACGAGGCGACCTGCGATCCCACCGACGCGCGCGACCCCGCGCAGGTGCCGCAGTTGAGCGACAGCAGGGTCGATGGTTATGATGGCTGGAACAACGGCCATCTCGAAGGCAAGGGGCGGGTGCAAGGCACGCTGCGCCTGCGCGACAAGAGCTATCGGGTCGATTGCATCGAAGGTGTCAACAAGAGCTGGGGCCCGCGCAACGACTGGGGCAACAAGGGCGCCTCATGGATCCATGTCGAGCTGGGCGAGGGCCTCGGCGCGTTCATGGTGATGGGCATGGCGATCGAGGACGGTCGAGTGACCTACGGCCCCTTCAAATATGGCTATGTGGTGGTCGATGGCGAGCGCCGCCCCCTGATGGACGCCGAGATGACCGCCAAGCGCAACGACATGCTGGTGACGAGCGCCAACGTCCGCTTCGTCGACGATCGCGGCGACACCTACGTCGCGCGAGGAACGACGATCGCCGCCGGCCCCTGGTATAATTTCAACCCCTCCAGCTCGGGCTTCCAGACGCTGATGCGGTGGGAGTCGGGCGAACGGACGGGTTACAGCCACATCGCCGATTTCTGGGGCAATTACTATCTGTCGCAGAAGCTGGCGGATCAGCTCTACGCCTGA
- a CDS encoding NADP-dependent oxidoreductase, which translates to MGGSTGLASRQVILVARPTGIAQAEHFAVRTGSARAPDDGELLIRNRFLSVEPAMRGWIADAGNYADPVAIGSVMRALAAGEVVASNAAGYAPGDRVAGWFGWQDYATVRPDAVVRKVMQDDLPLSLSLGVLGINGVTALLALTRIGQPAPGETVLVSTAAGAVGSAVGQIAKILGCRAVGIAGGAAKARSCIEDFGYDAAIDYRADGLGEAIAHHCPDGVHVYFDNVAGRISDTVMPLLANRARVVVCGTASIADWSVWPSGPRVERHLLVKRARMEGFVIFDHADAYQAAVDQLATWVRDGRLRYREDILDGIESAPDALAGLYRGENAGKRIIQLHDTE; encoded by the coding sequence ATGGGCGGGTCGACCGGGCTCGCCAGCCGCCAGGTCATCCTGGTCGCGCGGCCGACCGGCATCGCGCAGGCCGAGCATTTCGCTGTCCGCACCGGCAGCGCCCGCGCGCCCGACGATGGCGAACTGTTGATCCGCAACCGCTTCCTGTCCGTCGAGCCGGCGATGCGCGGCTGGATCGCGGACGCGGGCAATTATGCCGATCCCGTCGCGATCGGCTCGGTGATGCGCGCGCTCGCGGCGGGCGAGGTCGTCGCCTCCAACGCGGCGGGCTACGCGCCGGGGGACAGGGTGGCCGGCTGGTTCGGCTGGCAGGATTATGCGACCGTCCGCCCCGATGCGGTGGTCCGCAAGGTGATGCAGGACGATCTGCCGCTGTCGCTGTCGCTCGGCGTGCTCGGCATCAACGGCGTCACCGCCCTGCTCGCGCTCACGAGGATCGGCCAGCCCGCGCCCGGCGAGACCGTGCTCGTGTCCACGGCCGCCGGCGCGGTCGGGTCCGCCGTCGGCCAGATCGCGAAGATCCTGGGCTGCCGCGCCGTGGGGATCGCGGGCGGCGCCGCCAAGGCGCGCTCCTGCATCGAGGATTTCGGCTATGACGCCGCGATCGACTACCGCGCGGATGGCCTGGGGGAGGCCATCGCGCATCACTGCCCGGACGGCGTCCACGTCTATTTCGACAATGTCGCCGGGCGCATCAGCGACACCGTGATGCCACTGCTCGCCAACCGCGCGCGCGTGGTGGTGTGCGGCACCGCGTCTATCGCCGACTGGAGCGTGTGGCCATCCGGCCCCAGGGTCGAGCGGCATCTGCTCGTCAAGCGCGCGCGGATGGAAGGCTTCGTCATCTTCGATCATGCCGACGCATATCAGGCCGCGGTCGACCAGCTTGCGACATGGGTGCGCGACGGCCGGCTCCGCTACCGCGAGGACATACTCGACGGGATCGAGAGCGCCCCCGATGCGCTGGCGGGGCTCTATCGCGGCGAGAATGCCGGCAAGCGCATCATCCAGCTTCACGACACCGAGTAA
- a CDS encoding AMP-binding protein has protein sequence MPDYWARHDPSRLALRTADRAIAFDAFDRITNQVAHLIAAGPTVPGGFVGFLGKNSPDLYFALFGAAKTRSGMVIYNWRLSPGEIAAQVADSQAHMVIVERDSETLWQAALALMAEPPETLWIDADDTLEASAAGQPDTRPAIAVEHDDVAFQLYTSGTTGEPKGVMFSHAAINAMRLCEHLEPAYDWQDGDSFINGLPNFHLLHIGIALQCIYNGVAIDIVRQFDPAAMLDAIGARRPTLLTLTPTMLQILLDHPAAQTADFSSLRLTLYAGSPISLGLIKRAIAYMPCRFMQFYGSTEAGGAIALLRPEEHDLSDEERLKSCGRPLPLVAMRIVDAADRDVPDGESGELLIRQPSITKGYWRRPAMTAEAIRHGWYRTGDIARRDADGLFYIVDRAKDMIVSGGENIYSSEVESALSTHAAIASVAVIGVPDPRWGECVKALVILREGHVVTEPDLIAHCRAHLAGYKVPKSIEFRESFPLVPSGKISKKDLRAPYWAGHGRGVA, from the coding sequence GTGCCCGATTACTGGGCGCGGCACGATCCTTCGCGGCTGGCGCTGCGCACCGCCGACCGTGCGATCGCCTTCGATGCATTCGATCGGATCACCAACCAGGTCGCGCATCTGATCGCGGCCGGGCCGACCGTGCCGGGTGGCTTCGTCGGCTTCCTCGGCAAGAACAGCCCCGATCTCTATTTCGCGCTGTTCGGCGCGGCGAAGACGCGCAGCGGCATGGTGATCTACAATTGGCGGCTGTCGCCCGGTGAGATCGCCGCACAGGTGGCGGACAGCCAGGCGCACATGGTGATCGTCGAACGCGACAGCGAGACATTGTGGCAGGCCGCGCTCGCGCTGATGGCAGAACCGCCCGAGACGCTGTGGATCGATGCGGACGACACGCTCGAAGCCAGCGCCGCCGGTCAGCCCGATACCCGCCCCGCCATCGCCGTCGAGCATGACGATGTCGCGTTCCAGCTCTACACATCGGGCACCACGGGCGAGCCCAAGGGCGTGATGTTCTCGCATGCGGCGATCAACGCCATGCGGCTGTGCGAACATCTCGAACCGGCGTACGACTGGCAGGACGGCGACAGTTTCATCAACGGGTTACCTAATTTCCACCTGCTCCACATCGGCATCGCGCTGCAATGCATCTACAACGGCGTGGCGATAGACATCGTGCGGCAGTTCGATCCGGCGGCGATGCTGGATGCGATCGGCGCGCGCCGGCCCACCCTGCTGACGCTGACGCCGACGATGCTGCAGATCCTGCTCGATCATCCCGCCGCGCAGACCGCCGATTTCTCGTCGTTGCGGTTGACGCTCTATGCCGGCTCGCCGATCTCGCTCGGTCTCATCAAGCGCGCCATCGCCTACATGCCATGCCGCTTCATGCAGTTCTACGGCTCGACCGAGGCCGGCGGCGCGATCGCTCTGCTGCGGCCCGAGGAACACGACCTCTCCGACGAGGAGCGGCTCAAGAGCTGCGGGCGCCCGCTGCCGCTGGTCGCGATGCGGATCGTCGACGCCGCCGATCGCGACGTACCTGACGGCGAGAGCGGCGAACTGCTGATCCGCCAACCGTCGATCACGAAAGGCTATTGGCGCCGGCCGGCGATGACCGCGGAGGCGATCCGCCATGGCTGGTATCGCACCGGCGACATCGCCCGCCGCGATGCCGACGGGCTGTTCTACATCGTCGATCGCGCCAAGGACATGATCGTTTCGGGCGGGGAAAACATCTATTCCAGCGAGGTCGAGAGCGCCCTCTCCACCCACGCCGCCATAGCGAGCGTAGCGGTGATCGGCGTGCCCGATCCGCGCTGGGGCGAATGCGTCAAGGCCCTGGTGATCCTGCGCGAGGGCCATGTGGTGACGGAACCGGATCTGATCGCGCACTGCCGCGCCCACCTCGCCGGCTACAAGGTGCCCAAGTCGATCGAGTTTCGCGAAAGCTTCCCGCTGGTGCCCTCGGGGAAGATTTCCAAGAAGGATCTGCGCGCGCCCTACTGGGCCGGGCACGGCCGGGGCGTGGCCTGA
- a CDS encoding enoyl-CoA hydratase/isomerase family protein encodes MMDFERLRLEVVDGLARLTFCCAERGNPIDGRFCDEMAEAVIRLSEETGVRCVLIRAEGKAFGYGGDIASFIGNLDELPRNIKRWTMTLHSAVSRLQRIDAPVVASVQGVCAGGMVGLAAGADLLIASEDAKFVAAYAGIGFANDAGTSVMLSRRMGIARARRFLLMNETLDAEAALAIGLVDEVHAQDACAARAEAIALRFATGPTKAFGEMRRLLTSVEDQPLDAQLELEAQALARCAGSADAREAIIAFSERRKPIFRGY; translated from the coding sequence ATGATGGATTTCGAACGCTTGAGGCTAGAGGTCGTCGACGGGCTTGCGCGGCTCACCTTCTGCTGCGCCGAGCGCGGCAACCCGATCGACGGACGTTTCTGCGACGAGATGGCGGAGGCCGTCATCCGTCTGTCCGAAGAGACCGGCGTGCGCTGCGTGCTGATCCGCGCGGAGGGCAAGGCGTTCGGCTATGGCGGCGACATTGCGAGCTTCATCGGCAATCTGGACGAGCTGCCGCGCAACATCAAACGCTGGACGATGACCTTGCACAGCGCCGTTTCCCGGCTGCAACGCATCGACGCGCCGGTCGTGGCGTCCGTCCAGGGCGTGTGCGCCGGCGGTATGGTCGGCCTCGCCGCCGGCGCCGACCTGCTGATCGCGTCTGAGGATGCGAAGTTCGTCGCCGCTTATGCCGGGATCGGCTTCGCCAACGATGCGGGCACGTCCGTGATGCTCAGCCGGCGCATGGGGATCGCGCGGGCGCGGCGCTTTCTTCTGATGAACGAGACGCTGGACGCAGAGGCGGCGCTCGCCATCGGGCTCGTCGATGAGGTCCATGCCCAAGACGCCTGCGCGGCGCGCGCGGAGGCGATAGCGCTTCGGTTCGCCACGGGGCCGACCAAGGCGTTCGGCGAGATGCGGCGACTGCTGACCTCCGTCGAGGACCAGCCGCTCGACGCGCAGCTTGAACTCGAGGCGCAGGCGCTCGCCCGCTGCGCCGGGAGCGCAGACGCGCGCGAGGCCATCATCGCCTTTTCGGAGCGACGAAAGCCGATCTTCCGGGGGTATTGA
- a CDS encoding acyl-CoA dehydrogenase family protein, which yields MLKRSGRGAYGAEHDQFRETVRRFLADAFTPQLPAFEAEGKVSRALWEQAGALGLLCPNVPAEYGGLGLDFTFNAVLNEEFSYAMMSDCLTLQTDITLPYVLHHASDAQKQTYLPGMAAGSIITCIAMTEPGAGSDLQGVRTTAVRDGDDYVVNGSKTYITNGQNADLVIAVCKTSPQDGAKGTSLIFIEADRPGFSRGRNLDKIGQWSADTSELFFEDVRVPAANLLGAENRGFAYLMNELVQERLSIAITAQAAAQRAYDEAIAFVRERKAFGKAILDFQNTRFTLADLDARLQVGWAHIDWAIAEHVAGTLDAAQAAKAKLWHTETQWLVCDAALQLHGGAGYMNEYPIARIWRDARVRRIYGGSSEIMKELIGRSL from the coding sequence TTGTTGAAGCGCAGCGGCCGTGGAGCCTACGGCGCCGAGCATGACCAGTTCCGGGAAACCGTGCGCCGGTTTCTGGCCGATGCGTTCACGCCGCAACTGCCCGCCTTCGAAGCGGAGGGCAAGGTCAGCCGGGCGCTCTGGGAGCAGGCGGGCGCCCTTGGCCTACTATGCCCAAACGTTCCTGCCGAATATGGCGGCCTCGGGCTCGATTTCACCTTCAACGCGGTGCTGAACGAGGAATTCAGCTATGCGATGATGTCGGACTGCCTGACGCTCCAGACCGATATTACCCTCCCCTATGTCCTGCATCACGCCAGCGACGCGCAGAAGCAGACGTATCTGCCGGGCATGGCAGCGGGATCGATCATCACCTGCATCGCGATGACCGAACCTGGCGCGGGATCGGATCTGCAGGGCGTCCGCACGACGGCAGTTCGCGATGGCGACGATTATGTCGTCAACGGATCGAAGACATATATCACCAACGGGCAGAATGCCGATCTCGTCATCGCGGTGTGCAAGACCAGCCCGCAGGACGGTGCCAAGGGCACGTCGCTGATCTTCATCGAGGCGGATCGCCCGGGTTTCTCGCGCGGGCGCAATCTCGACAAGATCGGGCAGTGGTCGGCCGACACGTCCGAGCTGTTCTTCGAGGATGTGCGCGTGCCCGCCGCCAACCTGCTGGGCGCGGAAAATCGCGGTTTCGCCTATCTGATGAACGAGCTCGTCCAGGAACGGCTCTCGATCGCGATCACCGCGCAGGCCGCAGCCCAGCGCGCCTATGACGAGGCGATCGCCTTCGTGCGCGAGCGCAAGGCGTTCGGCAAGGCGATCCTCGATTTCCAGAACACGCGCTTCACGCTCGCCGACCTCGACGCGCGCCTTCAGGTGGGCTGGGCGCACATCGACTGGGCGATCGCCGAGCATGTCGCCGGAACGCTCGATGCCGCGCAGGCCGCGAAGGCCAAGCTCTGGCATACCGAGACGCAGTGGCTGGTCTGCGATGCCGCGCTCCAGCTGCACGGCGGTGCGGGCTACATGAACGAATATCCCATCGCGCGGATCTGGCGCGATGCGCGGGTCCGCCGGATCTACGGCGGCTCGTCCGAGATCATGAAGGAATTGATCGGCCGTTCGCTCTGA
- a CDS encoding NAD(P)-dependent alcohol dehydrogenase, which yields MIDAIAAVMPAANAAFEIQDISVAAPGPGEVLVDVKAVGICHSDLVMVSGAFGTAFPAVFGHEGAGIVLAVGEGVRKVAPGDKVLLTFNSCGECRHCRADDPAYCEHFTALNMACARADGSSRLHSHGHALSDNFFGQSSFASRAIATERNVVKLDDDADLALLAPLGCGIQTGAGAVMRSLEAKPGQSLVVIGGGSVGLSAVLGGVVAGCAPIILIEPQQGRRDIGVEVGATHVIDPMAGDLAEAVRAILPGGADLLVDTSGNAGAMTAALGLIANKGRVGLVGLPAAMDATLALPVIQWLTQGGTVRGIVEGDSDPDRFLPELAALHRAGRLPFDRFVTTYPFAEINQAIADAHSGKAIKVVLTL from the coding sequence GTGATCGACGCCATCGCCGCCGTGATGCCCGCCGCCAACGCGGCCTTCGAAATCCAGGACATCTCAGTCGCCGCCCCCGGGCCGGGCGAGGTGCTGGTCGACGTCAAGGCGGTCGGCATCTGCCACAGCGACCTGGTGATGGTGTCGGGCGCGTTCGGCACCGCCTTCCCCGCCGTCTTCGGCCATGAGGGCGCCGGTATCGTCCTTGCCGTGGGCGAAGGCGTTCGCAAGGTGGCGCCGGGCGACAAGGTTCTGCTCACCTTCAACAGCTGTGGCGAATGCCGCCACTGCCGCGCCGATGATCCGGCCTATTGCGAGCATTTCACGGCGCTCAACATGGCGTGCGCACGTGCCGACGGTTCGTCGCGGCTGCACAGCCACGGCCACGCGCTGTCCGACAACTTCTTCGGCCAGTCGTCCTTCGCCAGCCGGGCGATCGCGACCGAGCGCAACGTGGTCAAGCTGGACGACGACGCCGACCTCGCGCTGCTCGCGCCGCTCGGCTGCGGCATCCAGACGGGCGCGGGCGCGGTGATGCGCTCGCTCGAGGCGAAGCCGGGCCAGTCGCTGGTGGTGATCGGCGGCGGTTCGGTGGGGTTGAGCGCGGTGCTCGGCGGCGTGGTAGCCGGCTGCGCGCCGATCATCCTGATCGAGCCGCAGCAGGGCCGGCGCGACATCGGCGTCGAGGTGGGCGCCACCCACGTGATCGATCCGATGGCCGGCGATCTCGCCGAGGCGGTGCGCGCGATCCTGCCCGGGGGCGCGGACCTGCTCGTCGATACCAGCGGCAATGCCGGCGCGATGACGGCCGCGCTGGGGCTGATCGCGAACAAGGGCCGGGTCGGGCTGGTCGGCCTGCCGGCGGCGATGGATGCGACCCTGGCCTTGCCCGTAATCCAGTGGCTTACCCAGGGCGGAACGGTCCGCGGGATCGTCGAGGGCGACAGCGATCCCGACCGCTTTCTGCCTGAGCTGGCCGCGCTGCACCGCGCCGGGCGGCTGCCGTTCGATCGCTTCGTCACCACCTATCCGTTCGCCGAGATCAACCAGGCGATCGCCGATGCGCATTCGGGCAAGGCGATCAAGGTCGTGCTGACGCTGTGA